The Streptococcus sp. DTU_2020_1001019_1_SI_AUS_MUR_006 sequence AAGATGCAGACACAACTCCAGAGTGTGACTGCTATTTTAGAAACAGCTCAAAGAGATTTGCGAATTCTGCTTTTGCATTTACGACCAATTGAACTGGAACAAAAAAGCTTGGTGGAGGGGATTCAGCTACTCCTCAAAGAGCTAGAAGAAAAAAGTGAGCTCAAAGTCAGCTTTAAATATCAGGTATACGAACTACCTAAAAAGATTGAGGAGCATGTCTTCCGAATTGTACAAGAATTGATTAGTAATACACTTCGTCATGCACAAGCTTCATGTCTAGATGTTTACCTTTATCAAACGGAAACGGAATTACAGTTGAAGGTCGCTGACAATGGGCGTGGTTTTCAGCTAGATGATGTTGATGAATTAAGCTATGGTTTACTCAATATTAAAGAACGAGTGGAAGATATGGCTGGGACTTTACAATTATTAACAGCTCCCAAGCAAGGTTTGGCAGTGGATATCCGCATTCCCTTGCTTGATTGACTAACAAAAGGAAATAAAATGAAACTATTATTGGTAGATGACCACCAAATGGTGCGTCTTGGTTTGAAAAGTTATTTTGAATTACAAGATGATGTAGAGGTTGTAGGAGAAGCAACCAATGGTGCGGAAGGAATTTCCATGGCCTTGGAGCTTCGTCCAGATGTGATTGTCATGGATATTGTCATGCCTGAAGTCAATGGGATTGACGCAACACTTGCTATTCTCAAAGAATGGCCAGAGGCTAAAATCTTGATTGTGACCTCTTACTTAGATAATGAAAAAATCATGCCGGTCTTGAATGCTGGGGCTAGAGGATATATGCTTAAGACTTCGAGCGCAGATGAATTGCTGCACGCTGTTCGTAAGGTGGCGGCTGGAGAGTTGGCTATTGAACAAGAGGTGAGTAAAAAGGTAGAATACAACCGCAATCATGTTGAACTTCACGAAGAATTAACTGCTCGTGAACGCGACGTCCTTCAACTAATCGCTAAGGGCTATGAAAATCAGCGTATCGCTGATGAATTGTTCATTTCCCTTAAGACTGTAAAAACTCATGTTTCAAACATCCTTGCTAAACTTCAGGTTAGCGACCGCACCCAGGCAGCGGTTTATGCTTTTCAACACCACTTAGTAGGCCATGAAGACTTCTAGATGCATCTTTTGGAGCCAAACTAAGGTTTATTCGGTAAATTGGATACTTTTAGCAAAAAACAGTAATTTAGAATTAACAAGTACCTCAAGCAGTCCTAAAAACTCGGTTCTAACCAGAAAAAACCATAATAGGTAGTAGCTAATAGAAGTTGTTAACAACTAGACAGTAGAGAGTATCATCTCGAGAAAGATGTCTGTCAAATGAGCCTAGCGCTGTTGTTCAGACTGCAAAAAGAGACAAATGATTTAGACCAAGGATTTAGTTCAGTATGCTAGAAGACTAATACTCAATGAAAATCAAAGAGCAAACTAGGAAGCTAGCCGCAGGTTGCTCAAAGCACTGCTTTGAGGTTGCAGATAGAACTGACGAAGTCAGCTCAAAACACTGTTTTGAGGTTGTGGATAGAACTGACGAAGTCAGTAACCATACCTACGGCAAGGTGAAGCTGACGTGGTTTGAAGAGATTTTCGAAGAGTATAAGTCCTTTTCTACCATTTGTCAAGTATATCAAGGTATTTGATGAAAAATAGTTTGATTTCCATAGTCAAACTAAGGAAATTGTCTTTTTCTGAACTAAAGTTTAGTGAAAAAAGTGTACACTAAATCAACACCTTATCTGGTGATTTTTTTGATAAGGCGTTACAATAATATGGCATAAACAATTTTCTACCATTTGTCAAGTATATCAAGGTATTTGATGAAAAATAGTTTGATTTCCATAGTCAAACTAAGGAAATTGTCTTTTTCTGAACTAAAGTTTAGTGAAAAAAGTGTACACTAAATCAACACCTTATCTGGTGATTTTTTTGATAAGGCGTTATAATAATATGGCATAAACAATTTTACCGATTTTGGGTAGAAGTATAATCATAAAGTTTGTTATGCGTTATGAGGTAATACATTGTTCTAATGAGACGATGTATAGAGGCAATCGTGTGTGGTTTAGTTGAAGTCACTTGCGATTGTCTTTTCCGTTTCTCATAGAAGTCTGCGATATGACAAGGATTGGTGTGGCTAGCTGAAGCTATGTTATGAATGCACTTAAAAAGAATCTTTCTGGCATAGGGATTCCCACGTTTAGTGATATGTTCCTTAGCTAGAAAATTTCCAGATTCATAGTGTCTGAGGTCAATGCCTATAAAAGCATTGATTTGATTGGCAGAGTGAAATCGACGAATGTCACCAAGTTCGCCAATAATACTTGTCGCTGTGGTTTCGGCTATTCCAGGAATAGAGAGAAGAATCTCGTATTCTGGCAAAGATTGAGCTAATGTTACCATCTCCTCTAAAACACCTTGTCTGTGTTCCGAAAGCCTAAGTAACTCCCCTGCATAGTATTTGACCTCTTCTATCACTGGAGAGGTTTTCTTAACCGCACAATAAGACTGATTAGCTAGTTTTGTAAGCTTATCTACTAAGTAAGTCACACGTTTTTCAGAGATGCGTTTTGCCGTAGACTGACGGATGATAGCTGTTAATGTGGCGTCATCTGACTCCAGTACAAAACTATTACATGGAAAAGTCATGACCAAGTTCCAATATTGTTCCCCAGTTGGTGCCGACAAGATGTTTTCCAATTCAGGAAAAGTGACCTGTAAAACCTTGTGCAGACGGTTTTTAGCGCAGACGATATCCTCAGTAAGATTCTGATAGAAACGGCTGAGATCGCGTAATTCTTGATAAAGCGCTTCTTGGACATAGCTTGGTTTACGATTGAGGATGAACTGAGACGCAGCTAGTTTTTCAGCGTCAATCTTATCGGTTTTACGTACTCGTAAGCTATCTAGTTGTTTTTTGGATTCTAAGGGATTGAGCCGTGTATAAGCGTAACTATTATCCTCAAAGAAGGCCTGAAGACGACGAGAATAGACACCAGTCGCCTCGAAGATAATCTCTGGCTCGTGAACAGTCTTCAAGTCCCCAAGTAGTCGATTAAATCCGATGGCATCATTGGGAATGGTATAGCCATGTACTTTTTCTCCATTGACCAAGATGGCCACTTCTGAGCTTGCTTTACTCACGTCAATCCCAAAAACTACTCGCATGATATTACCTCTTTGTCTTGAATGATTCCTTGCTTTAGTGATGTCATTTTCAATACTCGACGTTTTTCGTCCCACATACTTTGATAACATTCTTCCTAAAACAGGTGTCTTGTCAGTTTTAGTTACGACGTCTAGCGCCAAAGGACTTATCGACTTAACAAGACACCACTACTTTAACATAACGAAAAAGTAGTGAGTACTTTCTCCCGTCGGAGATTTCCTCACTACTAATCTTAGTATGTTTTATAGTGGATTGAATCTGGAATAGTACACTATGACTGCTAAAAATATTTCTAGAAATTACTTTGACTTTTCTAATCTCTTTGTTCATATCTTATTTCAATCTACTATATTTGACTCTCACAGGTGTAATCGATGGCATCCCTCGGTGCTATCTCATAATTTTTAAAAGAAAACACCATTTTAAGCCTATAAAATCAAAAAAAGCAAAAATTTTTAGTGTGCGATCACCTATAGTATGGGATTCATTAAAAACTCTTTCCTTACCCTCCTAGAACATAAGAAGGTCTATCGATTGTCTTGTTAAAAATATATACTTGGACTAGCATCTTTCTTAAGTGGTCTGTCAATAAAAAGTGTAGGTTGATTTTTCTTGAGTAGTAAAAGATTCAAGAATATTTAGGGTTACTCATGTTCTTTGATAAAAACTCCATTCATATATTTTTTCTTTCATTCTGAAAACTTAATGTAAATTTTCTGTTTTTTTGAAATTTTGTGTCTTAAAAGGTCCAGTGAAGAAAACTGTGTGTGTAGAATCCTGTTTTACTTAATTTTTAGATAACTATATTAAGTGATAAAAGGCAGTGTATATGTAGTTTTGGGTTTATAAAATACTTGAAAGTTCAAAAATTGTTTTAATTGACTATTTTCTAGAAGAGATGTATAATTGAATTGTATGTAAAAGACATGCAGTTATTTTTAAACAAAGGAGATAATGTGATGTATTTTAATCGTAAAAATGCAGAGCAGAAGAACTGGCGTATGATTAAAAAAGGAAAACATTTCCTTTTTGGTTGTTCGCTTGTCTTTGCAGTTGGTGCAGCCTTGGTAGCTCCAACGGTTAAGGCCGACACAGCTGATACTGGGGAGGTAGAGACTAAAACTGCCAACTCAGCTGCTGAAGCAAGCTCTAGTGACGAAGTAGGAACGTATAAAGCACCAGCAGTGGAGGTATCAACAACTTCACCAGTGGTTGCCGAACATCCTACAAGTTCAGAAGCTACCTCAGCAAAAACAGCTAAGGAAGCAGATGGAGTTCAGCTTCCTTCATTGACAGTGGTAGCAGATTCTTCAGCTTTGACAGATGAAGAAAAAGCAAATGTAGTGGCAGCTGTTAAGGGTGTGAATCCTACTGCGACTGATGTTCAAGTCCAAGCAGATGGATCAGTAGTTGTTACTTTTGCAGATGGTTCAACTGCAAACTTGACAGCAAGTCAAACTGTTAAAGTGGCAGCTCCAGCAGAAACTTCAGCCACTCAACCTAAGTCAAGAAGCCGTCGAGCAGCAGGACAAGAACGTGCTCAAGATCGCTCTTCGGAAGAGAAAGACATCAAGTACGTTTATAAAGACAGAACTGCTACAGTAAACGATGGAGATCCAACTCAACGTGCTAAGATCGAGTACAGACAGCTGGGAGACTATGAGGTAGTCGATGGAAAAACAGTGGCTACAGACCCATCTGGTCAAGGTCGTCCAGTCTTGGAGTGGACGGTAACCTTTAACGAGGCTCAGTACGATAAGATGGGAGGATACTACTACTTTACAATCCCTAAAAATGTATCTGATCCTTATAAAGTTGTGACAGAATATAACAACGGCGCTTACGGCCCCCGCGATGGCTGGGTGGATGGAAATGTTACACCAGGTGGTTCGCCGTCTGCAGAAGGTCAGCAGTTTATCGATGCTGGTAATAAACTTGAGTGGCGTGTCAAGAATACCGTTGGGGGAGACTACAACAACGTAAATGGTCTTAGCGGTGTCATGAACAACACTAAAAAGGTTTATGTCCTTAGTTATGGTAACAACACTAAGGCGCGCATGGTTACTATTAAGTACCGTACTGTAGTTGAAGACCCATCACAGACCATTTCTTATATTGCTGGAGTTGAATCTAAAACAGGCTTACCACGAAACAACTGGTATGCTATCTCAGGTAAATATGATAAGCAACTGGTTAGTCAGGTTGCTGCACCAAGTGTGACTCCAAACTTGACCAACACCTCTGTCAACGTTCCTGTTCAAACTGTAGCTTCAACTTCAAGCACTCTTTCAGGAACAGGGGTTCCAGGTGCAACTATTAAGATTTATATCGATGGTCAAGAGCAAAACATCGGCAATGTCACTGTTGACAGTAGCGGTAACTGGACTACAGGTGAGCTTCCAACAGCCTTGAACAACAACCAAGGTGATGGTACAACTATCAAACCACGTCAAACAGTAGAGGTAAGCCAAGTAGTTAACGGTGAAGAAAGTAGCCGTCGTACTGTACCAGTATCTGTTGGTGTAACAACTGTTGAACCTTCAAGCTTGACTACTAACCAAGCTGCAGTTGTAGCAGGACAAAAAGAGGTTACTCTTAAGGTTCCTCATGATGCAGGAATTGCCTACATGCGCTATACAAATACTGCTGGAGAGACTGTTGAGATTCCAGTCAAACGTGATAATGCCTCATCTGCATGGACATCACAAAAATCAGATAAGGCAACTGTCAAATCAGTTGAGCACGGTAAGTTCCAAGATACGATCGTTCTTACCATGGCTGACAAGATTGCAGGTACAGAAGTAGCAGCAATCTCAAACGTGGTAGAGGGTGGCTTCTCAAGTGTGGCTGACTGGCAACCACGCTCAGTAGAAAACCAAGCTCCAACTATTGCATCAGCAGTTGAAGGAAACAAAAAAACTGTTGCTCAAGGTGCTCAACTTGACCTTGCATCTCTTGTGACAGTAGCAGATAAAGAAGATGATGCCCAAGCAACCCTAGGTGATAAGGTCCATGCTGAAGTTGTTTCAGTAAATGGCGACACAGCAACCAAGACAGTTGATACAAATACCCAAGGCACTTACACAGTTAAGTATAAAGCTGTTGATAGCCAAGGTAAAGAGTCAAACGAGATTGAAGTTACTGTAGTTGTAAACCCTGCACGTGACAACGTAGCTCCAACAGTAGAGATTCCATATTCAGATCCAGCTCCAAACAAAAAAGAAGTTTATCTTTATACTGGTGAAGATGCAGACGTTGATATCACATTTAGCGACGATTCTGGAAAAATTAAATCAGCTTCACTTAAAAAAGGTGGAAATATTGCCTTAAATAATATTGATGGTAATCCAGATAAACAAGATAATGAATATGGATATACTGTGACAGCAATTAATTCTGAAACTGCTACACCTGCAAAAATTAAAGTAACAGGTCGAGTTTCAGGTTTAGAAGATAGACTTCCAAAAACAGAA is a genomic window containing:
- a CDS encoding response regulator transcription factor gives rise to the protein MKLLLVDDHQMVRLGLKSYFELQDDVEVVGEATNGAEGISMALELRPDVIVMDIVMPEVNGIDATLAILKEWPEAKILIVTSYLDNEKIMPVLNAGARGYMLKTSSADELLHAVRKVAAGELAIEQEVSKKVEYNRNHVELHEELTARERDVLQLIAKGYENQRIADELFISLKTVKTHVSNILAKLQVSDRTQAAVYAFQHHLVGHEDF
- a CDS encoding IS110 family transposase; translation: MRVVFGIDVSKASSEVAILVNGEKVHGYTIPNDAIGFNRLLGDLKTVHEPEIIFEATGVYSRRLQAFFEDNSYAYTRLNPLESKKQLDSLRVRKTDKIDAEKLAASQFILNRKPSYVQEALYQELRDLSRFYQNLTEDIVCAKNRLHKVLQVTFPELENILSAPTGEQYWNLVMTFPCNSFVLESDDATLTAIIRQSTAKRISEKRVTYLVDKLTKLANQSYCAVKKTSPVIEEVKYYAGELLRLSEHRQGVLEEMVTLAQSLPEYEILLSIPGIAETTATSIIGELGDIRRFHSANQINAFIGIDLRHYESGNFLAKEHITKRGNPYARKILFKCIHNIASASHTNPCHIADFYEKRKRQSQVTSTKPHTIASIHRLIRTMYYLITHNKLYDYTSTQNR